GTTGTAATTCCAACTAATTCAATGTTTGGATTTCCTGCTGCAAGTAAAATGGCAATCGCGTCATCATGTCCCGGGTCACAATCAAGAATAATTTTACGTTTCTTATTTTCTAGCATTTTATGATACCATCCTTTTTCTCTGTATTTTACTTTGTTGAACTTGTTATAAATTGTTCTGTTTCATCCATATCTGGCATAGATACTTGAGCGCCTGAACGCGTCACAGTTAAAGCGCCAACCGCATTCGCAAAACCGGTTGCTGACCATAAATCTTTGCCGCCTACAAGCGCAGTCGCTAAAGCACCAGCAAATGCGTCGCCTGCAGCGGTTGTATCCACAACATCGACATCATATCCCTCGATTAGGAAGGTCCTGTTTTTATTAGTCACGACAACACCCCCAGCACCGAGCTTTGAAAATACCGTGTGAACCCCTTTGTTTAAAAGCGCTACGCTAGCAACTCTTGCCGAACGCTTATCGGAAACTCCGATACCCGTTAGCTCAGCGATTTCACTTTCGTTCGGCACAATATATTGCACCAATTCATAAAGCTCATCTGGCAATTCCATAGACGGCGCTGGATCAAGCATGAATGGAATGTCATATTTCTTTGCAATCTTCGCAACCTCTAGCACAGATTCCAATGGAATTTCCAGCTGCGCCATAACAAGCTTCGCCTGACTGATAACTCCCTCATGCTTTCTGATAAAGTCAGGCGTTACAAGTGTATTAGCCCCCGGAGCTACAACGATACTGTTATCACCGTCTGCGTTAATATTGATCAATGCCATTCCTGTGGATTCGTCTTCAACTCGTTCAACACAAGCGACATCTACTCCGACTTGCTCCAAGTTTTGGAGGAGCTGATCGGCAAAAATATCGTTTCCAACCCGACCAATCATTGCGACCGATGCCCCTAGTTTGCCCGCAGCATACGCTTGGTTTCCACCTTTTCCACCCGGACTCATAAATGAATTACTACCCAGTATGGTTTCTCCCCACTTAGGTTGCCGACTAACAGTCACTACCATATCCATATTTATACTTCCTACAACGACAATATCTGAACTCATTACATTTAGCCCTCCCGACTATGATTCTCTTTGTATAAACTCATGCGCCATAATCAAGTTCTTGGCTACGGATCTGTCTCCCAAAATCCGCTCAACGAGCATATCAACAGCTGTGACACCGATTTGATAGGCCGGAACAGAAATAGTGCTTAACTTAGGCGTGCTCATTTGTGCGAATAAAATATCATCGCAACCAATCACAGAAATATCTTGTGGAATCTTCAAATTTTGTTCTTGAATGGCATTCATGGCGCCCAATGCGATTAGGTCATTTGCCGCAAATACTGCTGTCGGCATTGATTCCTTCAAAATCGAGGTCATCAGCTGATAACCAGACGCATAACTGAAGTCTCCAATCCGAATGCACGGTTCGAGATTATGCGCCTGCATGGCATCGCTATACGCCTGCCTCCGCATTTCTGCTGACTGAACGAGACCCGGTCCTGAAAGATGACAAATCTTTCGATGCCCTTTCTCAATTAAGTGCAAAACTGCCTCATACGAAGCTTTATAATGGTCAATCGATACCGTATCAAATGGCGTATTTGTTAAAAATCGATCGCATAGAACAAAAGGAATGTTTAATTTATCTAATTCGTTTACTTTATCCTCGTCCAAAATGGAGGCGATTAATATAATACCGCCAACTTGCTGCCCCACCATTTTCTGGATATATTCTTGTTCAATACTCGAGCTATTATCCGTGTTACTAATAAACAACGAAAAGCCTTCCTGATGTGCAGCATCCTCAATTCCTCTCGCAATGACAGGAAAGTATGGATTCGTAATGTCAGGCAAAATCAGCCCAATCACATTAGAGCTGTTATTAGCTAAATTTCTAGCAAAGGCATTAGGACGATAACCTAGTTCCTTAATGGATAGAAGAACCCTTTGCCGAATTTCATTTGCAACTTTTGGATTATCGTTGATAACTCGAGATACGGTTGCTTTTGAAACATTTGCATGATTTGCCACATCCATGATCGTTACCTTCATATTCCCTATGCCTCCTCGCTCTATGAAACCGGTTACACAATATGAAGAGTTCGAGAAACCGGTTACTTGGAAAAAAGTATATCATACCATTATCGTTACCTCAACCTTCTAATTTAACCCAACATTCGAAAACTACAACAAATACTTACGGTTTAATTCCAATAAAAAAAGGCATTTCACCCGCCAATTTAGCTGCGAATGAAATACCTTTTCCAATCCTATTAAAGTTTAACTTTTTGTAACCGCAATGCATTCAAAACAACTGAAACTGAACTAAATGCCATCGCTGTGCCTGCAACCCAAGGCGCTAACAAACCAATTGCTGCAATTGGAATGCCGATTGTGTTGTAGAAGAAAGCGAAAAACAAGTTTTGCTTAATATTGCGCATCGTTTTTCGACTCATGATGATCGCATCCGCAACACTGTTCAAATCGCCGCGCATCAGTGTAATATCTGCCGCTTCAATCGCAATATCCGTTCCCGTTCCCACTGCCATCCCGATATCAGCTGTCGCAAGTGCAGGAGCATCATTAATCCCATCGCCGACCATGGCGACTTTCTTGCCTTGATCTTGTAACTTTTTCACTTCTTCACTTTTCTGTTCCGGTAAGACTTCCGCTATAACATGAGCTATACCGACTTGTTTGGCAATTGCCTCTGCCGTTCGTTGGTTGTCACCTGTCAACATAATCACATCAAGACCTAATTCCAGCATACGGGCAACCGCTTCTTTAGACGTTTCTTTAACCGTATCCGCAACTGCCACGACACCTGCAAGCTTCTGGTCCACCGCAATCAGCATCGCAGTTTTCCCCTCAGCCTCCAGTTTTTCCATCGCAACTTCGGAATCCAAAATTGAAACTTCGCGTTCTCTCATCAGTTTTCTTGTACCAACTAACACGTTTTTACCACGAACGTTCGCTTGAATGCCGTAACCCGGTAGAGCTTCGAAATCAGTGACATCAAGTAGGGTTAGACCTTTTTCTTCTCCCCCACGAACAATCGCCCTGGCCAACGGATGCTCCGATTGGTTTTCCGCTGTCGCAATTAGTTGTAAAACTTCATCTTCAGAATAGCCTTCTGTCACAGTAATATCTGTTAAAGCCGGTTCACCTTTTGTAACCGTTCCTGTTTTATCCAAAACAACTGTATCAACGGCACGTGTATTTTCCAAATGCTCTCCACCTTTAAAGAGCATGCCCATTTCAGCAGCTCTTCCCGACCCTGCCATAATCGATGTCGGTGTAGCCAATCCCAGTGCACAAGGACAAGCAATGACCAATATCGAAATCGTTGGGATCAATGCCGAACGGAAATCACCAGGTGTAACAGCCAAATACCAGATGAAAAACGTCACAACCGCAATTACCACAACAACCGGCACGAATACGCCTGAAATTCTATCTGCTAATCGTTGAATATCCGCTTTCGACCCTTGCGCCTCTTCAACAACTTTAACAATTTGTGCTAACGCTGTATCTTTTCCAACTTTTGTCGCTTCAATTTGCAAAGAACCATTTTTATTGATCGTTGCACCGATGACCACATCACCTGCAACTTTATCAATCGGAATACTTTCTCCCGTAATCATCGATTCATCAATCGCAGAACGTCCATCGATAATTTTACCATCTACCGGAATTTTTTCACCCGGCTTCACAACGATGACATCCCCTGCAACCACTTGTTCAATCGGAACTTCTTTTTCAATCCCGTCTTGTAGAATACGCGCAGTTTTCGCTTGTAAACCAAGCAGTTTTTGAATCGCCTGACTTGTTTTCCCTTTCGCGCGAACCTCAAATAGTTTTCCGAGAACAATTAGCGTAATAATAACCGCTGAAGCCTCAAAGTATAATTCAGGGCTCCCTACACTACCCGCATTCAACCATTCAATCGACAAATAGAGACTGTAGAAATAGGCCGCACTGGTGCCCAGTGCCACCAAGACATCCATATTGGCACTTTTATTTCTAAGCGCATTGAATGCCCCTTTATAAAATTGCGCTCCTACAATGAATTGAACTGGCGTCGCAAGCGCTAATTGCAGCCACGGATTCATAAAAATAGCCGGCAAGTAAATAAACGATAAAAAACTAAAATGCGCGACCATCGTCCATAACAATGGTAGGGTTAAAATTAGCGAAAAGATGAACTTTCTTTGTTGCTTCTTAATCTCTTGTTCTTTATGATCCATCTTTTCTTCGCCATCTTGCTTCGGAATTAATTCGTAACCCATTTTTTTAACCACATTCACCATATCGCTCGTTTCGACCTGGCTATTGTCATACTCAACCGCAATCGATTCAAGCGCAAAATTTACATTTGCTTTGGTAACGCCTTCCACTTTGTTAATTCTTTTCTCAATTCTTGTCGCACATGCTGCGCAAGTCATTCCCGTTATGTCAAAATCTACTTTTTCTAGGACAACACCGAAACCAAGCCTTTCAACTCTTTCTCTGAACTCATTTACATTTGTTTTCGTGGGATCATAAACAATCGAAGAACTTTCCAAAGCATAGTTTACGTTCGCCTTCTCGACCCCTTCGATTCTGGAAAGACCTTTCTCAATTCGGTTTGCACAAGCAGAACATGTCATGCCACTAATTTTTAACGTTTGTTCTTTTGTTGACATTTGTATCTCCTCCGATACGTGTGGGGGGTATATTTATTCCATAAAGGGAGATTACACTTGTAAGCATAATCGTCCCATCATATAAACCCTTTTATTTAAGCAAGGTCAAATCCTTGGTCTTCAATTGTTTCTTTCACCTTAGCTAATGTCGCTTCGTTACTATATTCCACTGCAACCTCATTTTTCCCAAGATCTACTTGGACGGCTGAAACACCCGTTAGTGCACCAACGCTTGTTTCGATTGAATTTACACAATGATTGCACGACATACCTTCTACTTTTAAAACTTCTTTCATGTCTAAAACCTCCAGTTGTATGATTGTTTGTTCAATAATGGATACAATTTACTTCGTCATGGTTTTCATGACGCTCATTAATTCTTTAATCGCCTCTTCACCATCTTGCCCTTTAATCGCTTTCACGACACAATGGTGGGTATGATCTTCTAGTAAAGCAAGGGAAACTTTATTCATCGCTGACTGAATGGCGCTGATTTGATGTAATATATCTACACAATAACGATCATTCTCAACCATTTGATGAACACCGCGAACCTGCCCTTC
This DNA window, taken from Sporosarcina sp. 6E9, encodes the following:
- a CDS encoding LacI family DNA-binding transcriptional regulator, with amino-acid sequence MKVTIMDVANHANVSKATVSRVINDNPKVANEIRQRVLLSIKELGYRPNAFARNLANNSSNVIGLILPDITNPYFPVIARGIEDAAHQEGFSLFISNTDNSSSIEQEYIQKMVGQQVGGIILIASILDEDKVNELDKLNIPFVLCDRFLTNTPFDTVSIDHYKASYEAVLHLIEKGHRKICHLSGPGLVQSAEMRRQAYSDAMQAHNLEPCIRIGDFSYASGYQLMTSILKESMPTAVFAANDLIALGAMNAIQEQNLKIPQDISVIGCDDILFAQMSTPKLSTISVPAYQIGVTAVDMLVERILGDRSVAKNLIMAHEFIQRES
- a CDS encoding metal-sensitive transcriptional regulator, encoding MEETTKTTVQPNKQQLLNRLKRVEGQVRGVHQMVENDRYCVDILHQISAIQSAMNKVSLALLEDHTHHCVVKAIKGQDGEEAIKELMSVMKTMTK
- a CDS encoding heavy metal translocating P-type ATPase; this encodes MSTKEQTLKISGMTCSACANRIEKGLSRIEGVEKANVNYALESSSIVYDPTKTNVNEFRERVERLGFGVVLEKVDFDITGMTCAACATRIEKRINKVEGVTKANVNFALESIAVEYDNSQVETSDMVNVVKKMGYELIPKQDGEEKMDHKEQEIKKQQRKFIFSLILTLPLLWTMVAHFSFLSFIYLPAIFMNPWLQLALATPVQFIVGAQFYKGAFNALRNKSANMDVLVALGTSAAYFYSLYLSIEWLNAGSVGSPELYFEASAVIITLIVLGKLFEVRAKGKTSQAIQKLLGLQAKTARILQDGIEKEVPIEQVVAGDVIVVKPGEKIPVDGKIIDGRSAIDESMITGESIPIDKVAGDVVIGATINKNGSLQIEATKVGKDTALAQIVKVVEEAQGSKADIQRLADRISGVFVPVVVVIAVVTFFIWYLAVTPGDFRSALIPTISILVIACPCALGLATPTSIMAGSGRAAEMGMLFKGGEHLENTRAVDTVVLDKTGTVTKGEPALTDITVTEGYSEDEVLQLIATAENQSEHPLARAIVRGGEEKGLTLLDVTDFEALPGYGIQANVRGKNVLVGTRKLMREREVSILDSEVAMEKLEAEGKTAMLIAVDQKLAGVVAVADTVKETSKEAVARMLELGLDVIMLTGDNQRTAEAIAKQVGIAHVIAEVLPEQKSEEVKKLQDQGKKVAMVGDGINDAPALATADIGMAVGTGTDIAIEAADITLMRGDLNSVADAIIMSRKTMRNIKQNLFFAFFYNTIGIPIAAIGLLAPWVAGTAMAFSSVSVVLNALRLQKVKL
- the rbsK gene encoding ribokinase, with amino-acid sequence MSSDIVVVGSINMDMVVTVSRQPKWGETILGSNSFMSPGGKGGNQAYAAGKLGASVAMIGRVGNDIFADQLLQNLEQVGVDVACVERVEDESTGMALININADGDNSIVVAPGANTLVTPDFIRKHEGVISQAKLVMAQLEIPLESVLEVAKIAKKYDIPFMLDPAPSMELPDELYELVQYIVPNESEIAELTGIGVSDKRSARVASVALLNKGVHTVFSKLGAGGVVVTNKNRTFLIEGYDVDVVDTTAAGDAFAGALATALVGGKDLWSATGFANAVGALTVTRSGAQVSMPDMDETEQFITSSTK
- the copZ gene encoding copper chaperone CopZ, producing the protein MKEVLKVEGMSCNHCVNSIETSVGALTGVSAVQVDLGKNEVAVEYSNEATLAKVKETIEDQGFDLA